A genomic segment from Vagococcus zengguangii encodes:
- a CDS encoding metallophosphoesterase: MLSYTKESFEIIQLTDIHLGQMPFNDEDLLTLEKIDQLLASTAADLLCITGDLMWTHGVKNPEKTYHALINILNKYDIPVVVTYGNHDSEESVTRTDLREIEKNINHLVEKKHAFIDSYNKESYAVEIYHHDQLSNVLYIFDSGDYPTNSLDGYD, encoded by the coding sequence ATGTTATCTTATACGAAAGAATCTTTTGAAATTATCCAATTAACTGACATTCACCTAGGGCAAATGCCTTTTAACGACGAAGATTTATTGACATTAGAGAAAATTGATCAGTTGCTGGCGTCTACTGCCGCTGACTTGCTATGTATTACCGGCGATTTAATGTGGACACATGGGGTCAAAAATCCCGAAAAAACGTATCACGCACTGATTAATATTTTAAACAAATACGATATTCCTGTCGTTGTTACTTATGGTAATCATGATTCTGAAGAATCCGTTACAAGAACTGATTTGCGTGAAATTGAAAAAAACATTAACCATCTCGTTGAGAAAAAGCATGCCTTTATCGATTCGTATAATAAAGAATCTTATGCCGTTGAAATTTATCATCATGATCAATTATCAAACGTCCTCTATATTTTCGATTCAGGCGACTACCCAACAAATAGCTTAGATGGCTATGATTGA
- a CDS encoding 6-phospho-beta-glucosidase: protein MTLSKDFLWGGALAAHQFEGGWDQGGKGPSVIDVMTAGAHGVPREITKTIEEGKFYPNHDAIDFYHRYKDDIAMFAEMGLKCLRTSIAWTRIFPRGIEEEPNEEGLKFYDDVFDELLKHGIEPVITLSHFEIPLYLAQEFGGFRDRRLVDLFEKFAEVCFTRYQDKVKYWMTFNEINNQMDTNNPIFLWTNSGVTVEEGENPKEVMYTVAHHELLASAKAVAIGKKINPDLQIGCMVSHVPIYPFSCNPDDIMASEEALRQRYFFADVHCRGEYPTYALKEFEREGYNINITEEDKEILRNGTVDYIGFSYYMSTTVKSDVHNDNTGDVVNGGLANGVENPYISASDWGWAIDPVGLRITLNRFYDRYQLPLFIVENGFGAIDEVEADDSIHDAARIDYLRKHIEQLELAVNHDGVDLLGYTPWGIIDLVSFTTGEMKKRYGMIYVDRDNEGNGSMKRLKKDSFYWYKQVIATNGEDLGGE, encoded by the coding sequence ATGACATTATCTAAAGATTTTTTATGGGGTGGCGCTTTAGCCGCTCATCAATTTGAAGGCGGTTGGGACCAAGGCGGTAAAGGTCCTAGCGTGATTGACGTCATGACAGCCGGCGCGCATGGTGTGCCTCGCGAAATCACAAAAACAATTGAAGAAGGCAAGTTTTATCCAAACCATGATGCGATTGATTTTTATCACCGTTACAAAGATGATATTGCGATGTTTGCAGAAATGGGCTTAAAATGCTTGCGTACGTCAATCGCTTGGACACGTATTTTTCCAAGAGGTATAGAAGAAGAGCCTAATGAAGAAGGCTTAAAATTTTACGACGACGTATTTGATGAGTTATTAAAACACGGGATTGAACCTGTTATTACCCTATCTCACTTTGAGATTCCTTTATACTTAGCACAAGAATTTGGTGGTTTTAGAGATCGTCGTCTCGTTGATTTATTCGAAAAATTTGCTGAAGTCTGCTTCACTCGTTATCAAGATAAAGTGAAATATTGGATGACCTTTAATGAAATTAATAATCAAATGGACACAAATAACCCAATTTTCTTGTGGACTAACTCAGGTGTAACTGTAGAAGAAGGCGAAAATCCTAAAGAAGTGATGTACACGGTGGCTCACCATGAACTTTTAGCAAGTGCCAAAGCAGTCGCTATTGGTAAGAAAATTAACCCTGACTTGCAAATTGGTTGTATGGTATCGCATGTGCCAATTTATCCATTCTCATGTAATCCAGATGACATCATGGCTTCAGAAGAAGCATTACGCCAACGTTATTTCTTTGCTGATGTTCACTGTCGTGGAGAATATCCTACTTACGCACTAAAAGAATTTGAGCGCGAAGGGTATAACATTAATATTACAGAAGAAGATAAAGAAATTTTAAGAAACGGAACAGTTGATTACATTGGCTTTAGCTATTATATGTCTACGACTGTTAAATCAGATGTTCACAACGATAATACTGGTGATGTAGTCAACGGTGGATTAGCTAATGGTGTCGAAAACCCTTATATCTCAGCAAGTGACTGGGGTTGGGCAATTGATCCCGTTGGTTTGAGAATTACCTTGAACCGTTTCTACGACCGCTATCAATTACCTTTATTCATCGTTGAAAACGGATTTGGGGCTATTGACGAAGTCGAAGCTGATGATAGCATCCATGATGCAGCACGTATTGATTATTTAAGAAAACATATCGAACAACTAGAACTTGCAGTTAACCATGACGGTGTTGACTTATTGGGATACACTCCTTGGGGCATCATCGACCTAGTTTCATTTACAACAGGTGAAATGAAAAAACGTTACGGCATGATTTATGTTGATCGTGATAACGAAGGAAATGGCAGTATGAAACGCCTGAAAAAAGACTCATTCTACTGGTATAAACAAGTCATCGCCACAAACGGTGAGGATTTAGGCGGAGAGTAG
- a CDS encoding PTS transporter subunit EIIC, with protein sequence MSKNKVRDYSKLAKDIFDIVGGNDNIVNVTRCATRLRIVLQNTTPEMVDQVSQLAGVITVVENSGQFQVVIGSHVGEVFNEFSQLANVEENDVTVEKGSILNRIIATMSAVFAPFVYILAAGGILQGCLIIAKYFNESISTTGTFQVLELISWTPFTFLPILIAITASKHFKTNTYIAVACCAALINPTWAEMAARIAGGENLTFLGIALSKTTYGSTVLPPILLVWLLSYLEKALNKYLPEVTRALLIPFLSMVIMVPLTLLVVGPLSNGGAILIADGYNKLVEVAPAVAGMLIGGLWQVVVIFGIHWGVTPMCIANFEQYGQDSFQAFQTIAVVAQVGATLGVFFKTRDKSLKNISLSAAITGFFGITEPSIYGVTLRLKKPFIIGCISGAIGGLVVSFFNSVYYVYAGLPGLLTTVNGISKDNPSSFTGLMIGCAIALILPIVIMQLTGYEKKKTV encoded by the coding sequence ATGAGCAAGAATAAAGTAAGAGATTACAGTAAATTAGCAAAAGATATTTTTGATATCGTCGGTGGTAACGACAATATTGTCAACGTTACTCGCTGTGCGACACGTTTAAGAATCGTACTACAAAACACAACGCCTGAAATGGTTGATCAAGTTTCACAATTGGCAGGTGTTATTACCGTAGTTGAAAATAGTGGGCAATTCCAAGTTGTTATCGGCTCACACGTTGGAGAAGTTTTCAATGAGTTTTCTCAACTAGCAAACGTTGAAGAAAATGACGTAACTGTTGAAAAAGGAAGCATCTTAAATCGCATTATTGCAACAATGTCAGCTGTTTTCGCACCTTTTGTATATATTTTAGCAGCGGGTGGTATTTTACAAGGTTGTTTAATTATTGCTAAATATTTTAATGAAAGCATTAGTACGACTGGAACTTTCCAAGTATTAGAACTTATTTCATGGACACCCTTTACTTTCTTACCAATTTTAATAGCGATTACAGCGTCTAAGCATTTCAAAACAAACACATATATTGCAGTCGCTTGTTGTGCGGCCCTAATTAATCCTACTTGGGCTGAAATGGCAGCACGTATTGCAGGTGGCGAAAACTTAACATTCCTAGGTATTGCTCTTTCTAAGACAACTTACGGTTCAACTGTGTTACCACCAATCTTATTAGTTTGGTTATTGTCATACTTAGAAAAAGCTCTAAACAAATATTTACCAGAAGTAACACGTGCCTTATTAATTCCATTCTTATCAATGGTTATTATGGTTCCTTTAACATTATTAGTAGTGGGTCCTTTATCAAATGGTGGTGCCATTTTAATCGCAGATGGTTACAACAAACTAGTCGAAGTTGCACCTGCTGTTGCCGGCATGTTAATCGGTGGATTATGGCAAGTAGTCGTGATTTTCGGAATTCATTGGGGTGTCACACCCATGTGTATCGCTAACTTTGAACAATACGGACAAGATTCATTCCAAGCATTCCAAACAATTGCGGTCGTCGCACAAGTTGGTGCTACGCTAGGGGTATTCTTTAAAACAAGAGATAAATCACTTAAAAATATCTCGTTATCAGCAGCCATCACTGGTTTCTTCGGAATTACGGAACCATCAATTTACGGTGTTACCTTACGTTTGAAAAAACCATTTATTATCGGTTGTATTTCAGGAGCAATCGGTGGGTTAGTTGTAAGTTTCTTCAATAGTGTGTACTATGTCTACGCTGGGTTACCTGGTTTATTAACAACCGTCAACGGAATCAGCAAAGATAACCCATCATCATTTACAGGTTTAATGATTGGTTGTGCGATTGCTTTAATTTTACCAATCGTGATTATGCAATTAACTGGCTACGAAAAAAAGAAAACAGTTTAA